One Buteo buteo chromosome 31, bButBut1.hap1.1, whole genome shotgun sequence genomic region harbors:
- the PKMYT1 gene encoding membrane-associated tyrosine- and threonine-specific cdc2-inhibitory kinase, protein PPTVSSGWGSRLYDPTRPQSFFRQCFQVLGRLGRGSFAEVYKVRSRDDGRLYAIKRTRRPFRGPRHRRRALAEAARHRRVGQHPHCLPLLWGWEEGGHLYLQTHICPAGNLRQIWGDRAVPEWRLWGYLWDLLLALRHLHARPLAHLDLKPDNVLLAPGGCRLIDFGVSAAPGDQSEGGDARYAAPEVLEGSPGPPADIFSLALSLVELGAGRRLPGGGREWEELRRGGLPHGVAAGFSPALREVLGAMLERDPRRRPTAEELLTWGVVRRAGRWRVFTRLADEGLRRLDAWWKECRLALRRLWGTLWGPAPWLRRPVTPPSSPLPPTFTPTTSEEEEDDEESAAAPWAYRYRRSPSPMASLRRTLTFDDEPDPPSK, encoded by the exons ccccccaccgtcAGCTCGGGGTGGGGGAG ccgcctCTACGACCCCACCCGCCCCCAAAGTTTCTTCCGTCAGTGCTTCCAGGTCCTGGGGCGCCTGGGGAGGGGCTCCTTCGCCGAGGTCTACAag gtCCGCAGCCGCGACGACGGCCGCCTCTACGCCATCAAGCGCACCCGACGCCCCTTCCGCGgcccccgccaccgccgccgcgccctcgCCGAAGCCGCCCGCCACCGCCGCGTGGGCCAGCACCCCCACTGCCTCCCCctcctgtggggctgggaggaaggcgGCCATCTTTACCTCCAGACCCACATCTGCCCCGCCGGCAACTTACGGCAAATCTGGGGCGACCGGGCGGTCCCCGAATGGCGCCTCTGGGGTTACTTGTGGGACCTTCTCCTCGCCCTCCGCCACCTCCACGCCCGCCCCCTCGCCCACCTCGACCTCAAACCCGACAACGTCCTCCTGGCGCCCGGCGGGTGCCGCTTGATCGATTTCGGCGTTTCGGCGGCGCCGGGCGACCAATCGGAGGGGGGCGACGCCCGCTACGCCGCCCCCGAGGTTTTGGAGGGGTCGCCGGGGCCCCCCGCCGATATTTTTAGCTTGGCCTTGAGCCTGGTGGAGTTGGGCGCCgggcggcggctgccgggcgGCGGCCGGGAGTGGGAGGAGTTGCGGCgcggggggctgccccacggcgtggCGGCAG GGTTCTCACCCGCATTACGAGAAGTTCTGGGCGCCATGTTGGAACGCGACCCACGGCGGCGACCCACGGCGGAGGAGCTGTTGACTTGGGGGGTGGTGAGGAGAGCCGGACGGTGGAGGGTCTTCACCCGCCTGGCGGACGAAGGCTTGAGGCGCCTGGACGCTTGGTGGAAG gaATGCCGCCTCGCCCTACGACGCCTATGGGGCACGCTATGGGGCCCGGCCCCATGGCTGCGCCGCCCCGtcaccccccccagctccccgctgccgcccaCCTTCACCCCCACCACcagcgaggaagaggaggacgaCGAAGAatccgccgccgctccgtggGCCTACCGCTACCGGAG ATCGCCCAGCCCCATGGCCAGCTTGCGCCGGACCCTCACCTTCGACGACGAGCCCGACCCCCCCTCAAAATAA
- the LOC142026015 gene encoding uncharacterized protein LOC142026015, which produces MEAPWPHGGWWGLALLPPALLLAALCARCRRPRGHGAEVDNYKSPPCVPPARFIVITPSRCESRSAPRRLCPTVSLPHGGSAPQRLCPTASLPHGASAPQRLCPTAVLPHSASAPQRFCPMVLLPHGASAPWRFCPTALLPHSVSAPRRFCPMAASFCPTVVVAPRPSQPPHHPQPLPPWGPPAETVLQLPSPHPPQSRRVSTARPETGPRDPPPPPEGDDDYSNEPYATGYVEVLPDQDGTPPRGEGRHEAAPSEEYENVPEGARRSLADSLEYINVPPTGSTPRDASESEDNGPDYENL; this is translated from the exons atGGAGGCTCCTTGGCCCCACGGCGGGTGGTGGGGCCTGGCCCTCCTGCCCCCCGCGCTGCTGTTGGCCGCCCTCTGCGCCCGCTGCCGGAGACCCCGGG GCCACGGCGCCGAGGTGGACAACTACAA gTCGCCCCCCTGCGTCCCCCCCGCGAGGTTCATAGTGATCACCCCCTCCAGATGTGAGTCGCGCTCTGCCCCACGGCGTCTCTGCCCCACAGTGTCTCTGCCCCACGGCGGTTCTGCCCCACAGCGTCTCTGCCCCACAGCGTCTCTGCCCCATGGCGCTTCTGCCCCACAGCGTCTCTGCCCCACGGCAGTTCTGCCCCACAGCGCTTCTGCCCCACAGCGGTTCTGCCCCATGGTGCTTCTGCCCCACGGCGCTTCTGCCCCATGGCGCTTCTGCCCCACGGCACTTCTGCCCCACAGCGTCTCTGCCCCACGGCGGTTCTGCCCCATGGCGGCCTCGTTCTGCCCCACGGTGGTCGTGGCCCCAC gcccctcgCAGCCCCCCCACCACCCGCAGCCCCTCCCCCCGTGGGGGCCCCCGGCCGAGACCGTCCTGCAGCTCCC ctccccccaccccccccagagCCGCCGCGTCTCCACCGCCCGCCCCGAAACCG gtcCCCgcgacccccccccgccccccgagGGCGACGACGACTACAGCAACGAGCCCTACGCCACCGGCTACGT cGAGGTGCTCCCGGATCAGGACGGGACCCCCCCACGCGGGGAGGGGCGACACGAGG CGGCGCCGAGCGAGGAGTACGAGAACGTCCCCGAGGGCGCCCGGAGATCCCTGG CCGACAGCCTCGAGTACATCAACGTCCCCCCGACCGGCTCCACCCCCCGGGACG CCAGCGAGAGCGAGGACAACGGCCCCGACTACGAGAACCTCTGA